One Burkholderia pyrrocinia DNA segment encodes these proteins:
- the uxuA gene encoding mannonate dehydratase, giving the protein MKMSFRWYGESDPVSLQYIRQIPGVTHIVSAIYDEPVGEVWPAHKIDALKATIERAGLQFEVVESVPVHEDIKLGKPGRDRLIDNYRQTVRHLGAAGIRVICYNFMPVFDWTRTELSKTLADGSTCLAFSTESVDRIDPNDGIALPGWDSSYRPEQLQALLADYREVDENALWANLEYFLKAIIPVAEEAGVKMAIHPDDPPRPIFGLPRIVKNRDDLARIVRIVDTPANGLTLCSGSLGAGPQNDVEALVREFGAMGRIHFAHIRNVKVDANGDFEETAHLSSCGSLDIAAIVKAYHDTGFTGYVRPDHGRMIWGETGKPGYGLYDRALGAVYLNGLWEALAKFDRAPQHASL; this is encoded by the coding sequence GTGAAGATGTCTTTCCGTTGGTACGGCGAGTCCGATCCGGTCTCGCTGCAATACATCCGCCAGATCCCGGGCGTCACGCATATCGTGTCCGCGATCTACGACGAACCGGTGGGCGAAGTCTGGCCCGCGCACAAGATCGACGCGCTGAAGGCGACGATCGAACGCGCCGGCCTGCAGTTCGAAGTCGTCGAATCGGTGCCCGTCCACGAGGACATCAAGCTCGGCAAGCCCGGCCGCGACCGCCTGATCGACAACTACCGGCAGACGGTCCGCCATCTGGGCGCGGCCGGCATCCGCGTCATCTGCTACAACTTCATGCCCGTGTTCGACTGGACCCGCACCGAGCTGTCGAAGACGCTCGCCGACGGTTCGACCTGCCTCGCGTTCAGCACCGAATCGGTCGACCGGATCGATCCGAACGACGGCATCGCGCTGCCCGGCTGGGATTCGAGCTACCGGCCCGAACAACTGCAGGCGCTGCTCGCCGACTATCGCGAAGTCGACGAAAACGCGCTGTGGGCGAACCTCGAATACTTCCTGAAGGCGATCATCCCGGTCGCCGAGGAAGCCGGCGTGAAGATGGCGATCCACCCCGACGATCCGCCGCGCCCGATCTTCGGGCTGCCGCGCATCGTGAAGAACCGCGACGATCTCGCACGGATCGTGCGCATCGTCGACACGCCCGCGAACGGGCTGACGCTGTGCTCGGGCTCGCTCGGCGCGGGCCCGCAGAACGATGTCGAAGCGCTCGTGCGCGAGTTCGGCGCGATGGGCCGCATCCACTTCGCGCACATCCGCAACGTGAAGGTCGACGCGAACGGCGATTTCGAGGAAACCGCACACCTGTCGAGCTGCGGCTCGCTCGACATCGCCGCGATCGTGAAGGCGTACCACGACACCGGCTTCACCGGCTACGTGCGCCCCGACCACGGCCGCATGATCTGGGGCGAGACGGGCAAGCCCGGCTACGGCCTCTACGATCGCGCGCTCGGCGCGGTCTACCTGAACGGCCTGTGGGAAGCGCTGGCGAAGTTCGACCGCGCGCCGCAGCACGCCTCTCTGTAA
- a CDS encoding MFS transporter → MPRIRWAMILMCFLANVINFIDRANLAIAAPSIRADLGLDAVGMGLVLSAFFWTYAFLQLPAGWFIDKVGVRVSLALAVGWWSVFTVATGAARGLAQLVGVRLMLGVGEAAAIPSFAKVAFNWFPRSERGLASSIFDSGSRVGSALSLPLVAWLISIVGWRGSFVITGGIGIVWALAWWFIYRDPERYRAIAPDAVDALLAQRAAPTVAAATDGAKVSWLDLFRYRTVWGMMIGLFCLNFAIYFFITWFPSYLLQSRGFSLASLGTWGMLPALLAIPGGWLGGYVSDSLFRRGWSATAARKTCLVLGMLLSSSIALSAFVENTWACLGLFALAYTSLSFAGANVWTLVGEIAPTPAHVASIGGIQNFAGNLAGIFITTFTGVMLSITKGSFVVPLAVAGVLCVVGALSYLFIVGKVEPLPPLRGGANGRNAEPNAA, encoded by the coding sequence ATGCCACGCATCCGATGGGCCATGATCCTGATGTGCTTCCTGGCCAACGTCATCAACTTCATCGACCGCGCGAACCTCGCGATCGCCGCGCCCAGCATCCGCGCCGACCTCGGCCTCGACGCGGTCGGCATGGGGCTCGTGCTGAGCGCGTTCTTCTGGACCTACGCGTTCCTGCAACTGCCGGCCGGCTGGTTCATCGACAAGGTCGGCGTGCGCGTGAGCCTCGCGCTCGCCGTCGGCTGGTGGTCGGTGTTCACCGTCGCGACGGGCGCCGCGCGCGGTCTTGCGCAACTGGTCGGCGTGCGGCTGATGCTCGGCGTCGGCGAAGCGGCCGCGATCCCGTCGTTCGCGAAGGTCGCGTTCAACTGGTTCCCGCGCAGCGAACGCGGGCTCGCGAGCAGCATCTTCGACAGCGGCTCGCGCGTCGGCTCCGCGCTGTCGCTGCCGCTCGTCGCGTGGCTGATCTCGATCGTCGGCTGGCGCGGGTCGTTCGTGATCACGGGCGGCATCGGCATCGTGTGGGCGTTGGCGTGGTGGTTCATCTATCGCGACCCGGAACGCTATCGCGCGATCGCGCCGGATGCCGTCGACGCGCTGCTCGCGCAGCGTGCCGCACCGACCGTTGCGGCCGCAACCGACGGCGCGAAGGTGTCGTGGCTCGACCTGTTCCGCTACCGCACCGTGTGGGGCATGATGATCGGACTGTTCTGCCTGAACTTCGCGATCTACTTCTTCATCACGTGGTTCCCGAGCTACCTGCTGCAGTCGCGCGGCTTCTCGCTCGCGTCGCTCGGCACGTGGGGCATGTTGCCCGCGCTGCTCGCGATTCCCGGCGGCTGGCTCGGCGGCTACGTGTCGGACAGCCTGTTCCGGCGCGGCTGGAGCGCGACCGCCGCGCGCAAGACCTGCCTCGTGCTCGGGATGCTGCTGTCGTCGTCGATCGCGTTGTCCGCGTTCGTCGAGAACACGTGGGCGTGCCTCGGGCTGTTCGCCCTCGCGTACACGAGCCTGTCGTTCGCCGGCGCCAACGTGTGGACGCTCGTCGGCGAAATCGCGCCGACGCCCGCGCACGTCGCATCGATCGGCGGCATCCAGAACTTCGCGGGCAATCTCGCGGGCATCTTCATCACGACGTTCACGGGCGTGATGCTGTCGATCACGAAGGGTTCGTTCGTCGTGCCGCTCGCGGTGGCCGGCGTGTTGTGCGTGGTCGGCGCGCTGTCGTACCTGTTCATCGTCGGCAAGGTCGAACCGTTGCCGCCGCTGCGCGGCGGCGCGAACGGGCGGAACGCGGAGCCGAACGCGGCCTGA
- a CDS encoding FadR/GntR family transcriptional regulator, which produces MTDLSSLPASRDTDAADRSYIGLARQIHAMVAAGAFEAGGRLPSERSLADQFGVSRTQVREAIIALEVQGIVEVRIGSGIYVSAADAARPVTFEVPRGPGPIETLRARGLIEAEVAALAATERKDADLDRLFFSLTTMREQMDDKAAYDAADRQFHLRIAESTGNTVLLHMVTAMWDCARSDPLWDKIEEHFHSTALREASQEDHQRIFAAIMARDAGGARDAMRAHLSRVIAEFTQAWR; this is translated from the coding sequence ATGACCGATCTTTCCAGCCTGCCCGCCAGCCGCGACACCGATGCCGCGGACCGCTCCTATATCGGCCTTGCGCGTCAGATTCACGCGATGGTGGCCGCCGGCGCGTTCGAAGCCGGCGGGCGGCTGCCGTCGGAGCGCAGCCTGGCTGACCAGTTCGGCGTGAGCCGCACGCAGGTGCGCGAGGCGATCATCGCGCTCGAGGTGCAGGGGATCGTCGAGGTGCGGATCGGTTCGGGCATCTACGTGTCGGCGGCCGATGCCGCGCGGCCGGTGACGTTCGAGGTGCCGCGCGGCCCGGGGCCGATCGAGACGCTGCGCGCGCGCGGGCTGATCGAGGCGGAAGTCGCCGCGCTAGCGGCGACCGAGCGCAAGGATGCCGATCTCGATCGTCTGTTTTTCTCGCTGACGACGATGCGCGAGCAGATGGACGACAAGGCCGCGTACGACGCGGCCGATCGCCAGTTCCACCTGCGGATCGCGGAATCGACCGGCAACACGGTGCTGCTGCACATGGTCACCGCGATGTGGGACTGCGCGCGCAGCGATCCGCTGTGGGACAAGATCGAGGAGCACTTTCACTCGACCGCACTGCGCGAGGCCTCGCAGGAGGATCATCAGCGGATCTTCGCGGCGATCATGGCGCGCGATGCGGGTGGCGCGCGCGACGCGATGCGCGCGCACCTGTCGCGCGTGATCGCGGAGTTCACGCAGGCATGGCGCTGA
- a CDS encoding PLP-dependent aminotransferase family protein encodes MKRYETLAHTIADDIRNGNLAVGTRLPSLRQIIAQHGVSQSTVFRAYYLLEQWGLIRARERSGYYVAPGATPEPNPAAKRRASRAGASRKVDISDLVFSVLDAATQPGIVPLGSAFPAPQLFPLPRLAKSLAQATRLVSPWSTVVDLPPGNEALRQQIARRYLATGVSQPIDEIVVTNGALEALNLCLMAVTRPGDVVAVEAPGFYAALQAIERLDLRAVEIPVDPRTGLDLDALATALDRHDIRACWFMTNFQNPTGVTLSAEKKRALVDMLAAREVPLIEDDVYGELHFGPDYPLPARAFDQHGLVMHCSSFSKTLAPGYRIGWAAAGRFAEKVQRLKLMTTLSASIPAQAGIANYLEHGGYDRHLRKLRGALHAQLDRMDDALRRWLPPGVEWVRPEGGYFLWLAFPDAIDAMELHREAIARGISFAPGPLFSATHGFERCVRVNFGHPWSRDIERAIRVLGELVAQPSVRKGG; translated from the coding sequence ATGAAACGCTACGAAACCCTCGCCCACACGATCGCCGACGACATCCGCAACGGCAACCTCGCGGTCGGCACGCGCCTGCCGTCGCTGCGGCAGATCATCGCGCAGCACGGCGTGAGCCAGTCGACGGTGTTTCGCGCGTACTACCTGCTCGAACAGTGGGGGCTGATCCGTGCGCGCGAACGCTCGGGCTACTACGTCGCGCCGGGCGCAACGCCGGAGCCGAACCCGGCCGCGAAGCGCCGCGCGAGCCGCGCCGGCGCATCGCGCAAGGTCGACATCAGCGACCTCGTGTTCTCCGTCCTCGATGCCGCCACGCAGCCCGGCATCGTGCCGCTCGGTTCCGCGTTCCCGGCGCCGCAACTGTTTCCGCTGCCGCGCCTCGCGAAGTCGCTCGCGCAGGCCACGCGGCTCGTCAGCCCGTGGAGCACGGTGGTCGACCTGCCGCCCGGCAACGAGGCGCTGCGCCAGCAGATCGCGCGGCGCTATCTCGCGACGGGCGTGTCGCAGCCCATCGACGAGATCGTCGTCACGAACGGCGCGCTCGAAGCGCTGAACCTGTGCCTGATGGCCGTCACGCGGCCCGGCGACGTCGTCGCCGTCGAGGCGCCCGGCTTCTATGCGGCGCTGCAGGCGATCGAGCGGCTCGACCTGCGCGCGGTCGAGATTCCCGTCGATCCGCGCACGGGCCTCGATCTCGATGCGCTCGCAACCGCGCTCGACCGGCACGACATCCGCGCGTGCTGGTTCATGACCAATTTCCAGAATCCGACCGGCGTCACGCTGTCCGCGGAAAAAAAGCGCGCGCTCGTCGACATGCTCGCGGCGCGCGAAGTGCCGCTGATCGAGGACGACGTCTACGGCGAACTGCATTTCGGCCCCGACTATCCGCTGCCCGCGCGCGCGTTCGACCAGCACGGCCTCGTGATGCACTGCAGTTCGTTCTCGAAGACGCTCGCGCCCGGCTACCGGATCGGCTGGGCCGCTGCCGGCCGGTTCGCGGAGAAGGTGCAGCGGCTCAAGCTGATGACGACGCTGTCGGCGAGCATTCCCGCGCAGGCCGGCATCGCGAACTATCTCGAGCACGGCGGTTACGACCGCCATCTGCGCAAGCTGCGCGGCGCGCTGCACGCGCAGCTCGACCGGATGGACGACGCGCTGCGGCGCTGGCTGCCGCCCGGCGTCGAGTGGGTGCGGCCCGAAGGCGGGTATTTCCTGTGGCTCGCGTTCCCCGACGCGATCGACGCGATGGAACTGCATCGCGAGGCGATCGCGCGCGGGATCAGCTTCGCGCCGGGGCCGCTGTTTTCGGCCACGCACGGCTTCGAGCGCTGCGTGCGCGTGAACTTCGGCCATCCGTGGAGCCGCGACATCGAACGCGCGATCCGCGTGCTCGGCGAACTGGTCGCGCAGCCGTCGGTGCGCAAGGGCGGTTGA